From one Oscillatoria sp. FACHB-1407 genomic stretch:
- a CDS encoding N-acetylmuramoyl-L-alanine amidase: MTQSPTPPVFYVNPVRGNDNATGSQGSPYRTITRALRQATSGSVIRLATGNYTAMNGEVFPIVIPTGVSIIGDETQKGNGTVIEGGGEYVSPTFNRQNVAIRPENNAQLRGVMVVNRAARGTGVWIESTNPVIANNIFVTCGREGVFITGNATPEISDNIFQRNAASGISIVRNAKGDIRRNLCQNTGFGIAISDNAAPLLLGNQVVENRSGVVISDAARPVLRSNRIERNASDGLVVLNSAIPDLGRTQDPGNNSFQGNAAADLRNDTPAALVSVGNQVNPARVTGNINFVTAEVPPAGITPTPAPAPPPRPTPQPGPSPQPIPAPLPRTVLTDITGHWAEAFIQALVVREVVGGFPDNTFKPEANLTRVQYAAAIAKAFNLPAKRQSSRFVDVPDNFWGAAAIARAEEMGFIAGFPDGTFRPNQNLTRVQTIVSLVSGLGLTGGNPNSLDAYSDRAQVPSYAINAVATATQRRMVVNHPRIDQLEPMVDITRAEVVAMIYQALVAVGQVRAIPSPYIVQPDVSAPSFADLEGYWAADFIRGLASQGFISGFADGTFRPDAEMTRAQYAVLMVNTFNPTPKRPAVAFVDVPENFWAAAAIRRAYQGGLMSGAADGTFQPNQNVSRIQVLLSLANGLQLPAGDQTLLRLYEDEAAIPTVARGAVASATANRIVVNFPRIPQLNPNRAATRGEVASMVYQAVVYLGRSPAINSPYIVNPVQPGGSAARSPSPSPSPPPPAPSPTPSPLPRSVAPSPAPSPTPTPTPRAVAPTPTPTPIPAPLPRSVAPTPSPTPPPLPRSVNQLVMIDPGHGGSDPGAIGIEGLREKDVVLAIARQVATVLTQNGLRTAMTRSGDEDLELNPRVRIAEQARANLFVSIHANAISLDRPEVNGLETYHYPGSSRSATLAQAIQTSILNTIQIRDRGVRQANFYVLKNTSMPAVLVEVGFVTGQEDAVNLARSDYQSRMAEAIARGILLYVSANGGNIN; encoded by the coding sequence ATGACGCAATCGCCAACGCCACCAGTCTTTTATGTCAATCCTGTTCGCGGCAACGACAATGCAACGGGGAGTCAGGGAAGCCCCTATCGCACCATCACACGCGCCCTGCGACAGGCAACATCGGGCAGTGTCATTCGATTAGCGACGGGCAACTACACGGCAATGAATGGTGAGGTGTTTCCGATTGTGATTCCGACGGGGGTGTCGATCATCGGGGATGAAACCCAAAAGGGGAATGGCACTGTTATTGAGGGAGGGGGTGAATATGTCAGCCCCACCTTTAACCGACAAAATGTTGCCATTCGCCCCGAAAATAATGCTCAACTGCGGGGGGTCATGGTGGTGAACCGAGCCGCTCGCGGGACAGGAGTGTGGATCGAGTCTACTAATCCGGTGATTGCTAATAATATCTTTGTCACCTGTGGACGGGAGGGAGTATTTATCACTGGGAATGCCACACCTGAAATATCTGATAATATCTTTCAGCGCAATGCAGCCAGCGGCATTTCTATCGTTCGCAATGCTAAGGGCGACATTCGTCGAAACTTGTGCCAAAACACGGGTTTTGGCATCGCCATCAGTGATAACGCCGCTCCCCTGCTGCTGGGTAACCAAGTTGTCGAAAACCGTTCCGGTGTCGTGATTTCGGATGCTGCCCGACCCGTTTTACGTAGCAATCGCATTGAGCGTAACGCTAGTGATGGCTTGGTGGTGCTTAATTCTGCAATACCTGATTTAGGGCGAACTCAAGACCCAGGCAATAATTCGTTTCAAGGCAACGCAGCGGCTGACCTGCGAAATGATACCCCTGCGGCTCTCGTATCCGTGGGGAATCAAGTCAATCCAGCGCGTGTCACGGGCAACATTAATTTTGTCACGGCTGAAGTGCCGCCCGCAGGCATTACCCCGACTCCTGCTCCTGCCCCGCCACCCCGACCGACCCCACAACCTGGACCCAGTCCCCAACCTATCCCGGCTCCTTTACCCAGAACGGTGCTGACTGACATTACTGGGCACTGGGCTGAGGCGTTCATTCAGGCGTTGGTTGTGCGGGAGGTGGTTGGTGGATTTCCAGACAACACTTTTAAACCAGAAGCAAACTTGACGCGGGTGCAGTATGCAGCGGCGATCGCCAAAGCGTTTAATCTGCCTGCAAAACGGCAAAGCAGTCGGTTTGTCGATGTACCTGACAACTTTTGGGGAGCCGCCGCGATCGCCAGAGCAGAAGAGATGGGCTTCATCGCAGGATTCCCCGATGGCACCTTTCGCCCCAACCAAAACCTGACCCGGGTGCAAACGATCGTTTCATTGGTGAGCGGATTGGGCTTGACCGGAGGTAACCCTAACTCCCTCGATGCTTATAGCGATCGCGCCCAAGTTCCTAGTTATGCCATTAATGCGGTGGCAACAGCAACCCAGCGTCGTATGGTCGTCAACCATCCTCGTATTGACCAACTGGAGCCGATGGTGGACATAACACGGGCAGAGGTGGTTGCCATGATCTATCAGGCATTGGTAGCCGTGGGTCAGGTACGAGCCATTCCTTCTCCTTATATTGTGCAACCGGATGTCTCGGCACCTTCCTTTGCTGACCTGGAGGGCTATTGGGCGGCTGACTTCATTCGTGGTTTAGCCAGTCAGGGTTTCATCAGTGGCTTTGCCGATGGCACCTTTAGACCCGATGCCGAGATGACTCGCGCTCAGTATGCCGTTTTGATGGTCAATACCTTTAACCCGACTCCCAAACGTCCGGCGGTTGCCTTCGTAGATGTGCCGGAGAATTTTTGGGCGGCCGCTGCGATTCGTCGTGCCTATCAAGGGGGGCTGATGTCGGGAGCCGCTGATGGTACATTCCAGCCGAACCAAAACGTATCGCGCATTCAAGTGCTTCTGTCGTTAGCCAATGGCTTGCAGTTGCCTGCTGGCGATCAGACGTTGCTGCGGTTGTATGAAGACGAAGCAGCCATTCCCACCGTAGCGCGAGGGGCAGTTGCTAGTGCAACCGCCAACCGGATTGTGGTCAATTTTCCTCGAATTCCTCAGCTAAACCCCAATCGGGCAGCAACACGGGGAGAGGTTGCCTCAATGGTTTATCAGGCGGTGGTGTATCTGGGGCGATCGCCTGCGATCAATTCGCCCTACATTGTCAATCCCGTTCAACCGGGTGGTTCAGCGGCTCGTTCACCGTCTCCTTCCCCCTCCCCCCCTCCTCCCGCGCCCTCCCCTACTCCGTCTCCCTTGCCGCGATCGGTCGCTCCGTCTCCTGCGCCTTCACCGACTCCGACCCCTACCCCTCGGGCAGTCGCCCCCACTCCGACTCCAACCCCAATTCCTGCTCCGTTGCCGCGATCGGTTGCGCCCACTCCCTCCCCCACGCCACCTCCGTTGCCGCGATCGGTGAATCAGTTGGTCATGATTGACCCAGGGCATGGCGGCAGCGATCCCGGTGCGATCGGTATTGAGGGATTGCGTGAAAAAGATGTTGTTCTGGCGATCGCCCGACAGGTCGCGACTGTACTGACGCAAAACGGCTTGCGAACTGCCATGACTCGGAGCGGCGATGAGGATTTAGAGCTTAATCCCAGAGTCCGGATTGCGGAACAAGCGAGAGCCAATTTGTTTGTCAGCATTCACGCCAATGCCATCAGCCTCGATCGCCCCGAAGTCAATGGGCTGGAAACCTATCACTATCCCGGTTCAAGCCGCAGCGCAACCCTGGCTCAAGCCATCCAAACCAGCATCCTCAATACGATTCAGATTCGCGATCGCGGCGTTCGGCAAGCCAACTTTTATGTCCTCAAAAACACCTCTATGCCCGCTGTTTTAGTGGAAGTGGGGTTTGTCACGGGACAAGAAGATGCCGTCAACCTGGCTCGATCCGATTATCAAAGCCGCATGGCAGAAGCGATCGCCAGAGGTATCTTGCTCTATGTCAGTGCAAATGGTGGGAATATAAATTAA